ATTAGTCAAAACAGGTTTTTCAGTATTTTTTtaggcttcttcttctatgccttttttttgtcttaccAGGAAATGCTTATTGCTGGTGGAGCCTGCATTCCGAGAACCATTCATGAACTAATAGCACATCTTGCATGCCGCCTTGCACGCTGGGATGATAGGTATTTGTCTTCCCGCGATCTAGATCAAGTTCTAAAAGATTGTATGTTGGGGAAGTTTAGTAGTGCTCATTATGCAAGCTTTTAGCAATGGATACACATTTTACCTGGTCTGTACGGTATTGGCAATGAACTTGCCAAGCCTTAGCATTGCTTTGATAGAACTATGTGTCTTATATTATTCTTAGAGTTTGCATCTTTCTCCCGCACTAGATTAGTTTTCTGTTTAGCTAAGATATAAGAACCTTTTGATTCTCTTTATCCTCTGGATTTAACCCAATTATGATTGATAATATTGTATCCTTAATGTAGGCTATTCcggaaatatatatttggtgcAGCTGATGAAGTTGAGTTGATGTTTATGAACAAGTACTTCAACTAAGCCTTCTCTTACTTTGGTATTTTCTTTCTTAGGTGCTCCTTGAATTATGTCTAATGAAACAGAATAAACTGTTTTTGTTGATATCAGGAGACTGTACGAGGATCTAAATCTATTCACTACAATCTTGAATCAAGAGATCAGAAAGCTCTCGACCCAGGTAAGGCATTCTTGCTTGACTACAAGATGAGATCAGCTAGCTAATGTGGAATAATGTTATTGATTTCTTCATACAAGTGACTTTATAATCACTACAATATTTTCTTGTTCATCATTTATCAGGTTATTCGGGTGAAATGGTCTCTCCATGCTAGAGAAGAGATTGTGTTCGAGCTTCTTCAGCAACTAAaaggaaacagaacaaaagactTGCTAGAAGGAATAAAGAAGAGCACCCGCGGTATGATCAATGAACAAGAAGCCGTTCGTGGTCGGTTATTCACTATCCAAGACGTCATGCAAAACACGGTTCGAGCATGGTTGCAGGTGAGATTTTCAATTTTGGAGATGATGACCACGCAAGTAGGAAACTCTCCAAGTCatcttaaatttgttttgtttggcttGATTAGGACCGGAGCCTCACGGTTACTCACAACCTAGGAATCTTTGGAGGAGTGGGTCTTTTGCTTTCAATAGTGACCGGTCTATTTGGAATCAACGTAGATGGGATACCAGGAGCTCAAGATTCTCCACATGCCTTTGAGATTTTCGGAGCTGTTCTAATCTTCTCAGGCTGTGCGCTGGCGTCCGCTGCTTTACTCTACCTTGGACTTAAGGAGCCAGTGGCAGAAAAGAATGTGGAGACTAGGAAACAAGAGCTTGACGAAATGGTAAAGAAGTTTCAAAGAGAAGCCGAGTCTCATGCTCAGGTCTGCAAAAAGATTCCTCAGAACATAGAACGTACGACAAGTAGTTGTAGAATAATAGTCCATGATCCTAATGGTTATGCTCTCTTGGATTGAAATCAATCcggtttatgatttgtaaattttaactCATTGGTAAACTCTTTTCTTAAGAGAAACTTCTTTTAACATGGAAAAATCCCAAAACAATAGTATCTAATATGAGTTGTGGGTAAGCGAGAAACAGAGCATTTTAAATACAAAACTCAAGACAGTTCCTGGTTACTTTACCAATTCTTCATACAGGTGATTTTCAATTCTTCTAAACCAATCAATTCGTCTGTGAATTGATTTAGTATGTCTGAATAGCGGCGGGTCACTGGATCAGGACCGGAAGGGAATCTAATGATATCTCCGGTGGAAGGGTTCAGAACATTGACCCAACCCGGTACGGGGATGCAAACTAAACCGTCACATGTCAGCGAAGGTCGTGTGACGTCGTCGCAGTGTAGGTAGACCACATCGACCTCTTCGTCACCTTGGAATCGCGACTCGCTCCTCCGTTCTACTCCTCCAGCAGCAAGGATTTGGCGGCGGCTCTGTTGAAGACTCATACGCGAACGCCTCTCCACGAAACTCTTCGATTCCACGATTGATCTCCATCCTTTTGAGACGGCTTTGAATTTGCGGATGGATTTCAACGGTAATCGAAGGATGATTTCTTCCAGTAGATCGGGAACTAGGTAGAAGATCTtcggattagggttttgttcttcttccgaCATCGGACCGAGTTGAGGGTTTAACGTTATCCACTTTCCCCNNNNNNNNNNNNNNNNNNNNNNNNNNNNNNNNNNNNNNNNNNNNNNNNNNNNNNNNNNNNNNNNNNNNNNNNNNNNNNNNNNNNNNNNNNNNNNNNNNNNNNNNNNNNNNNNNNNNNNNNNNNNNNNNNNNNNNNNNNNNNNNNNNNNNNNNNNNNNNNNNNNNNNNNNNNNNtttttttttttttttttttttttttaaatcttttttttttttttaattgttagcGGATTTTCAAGTAGCGTGGATAAAATTAATATCCGGTTTAGAATTTTAATGAAATGATTACTTTGGTAAAGTGGCTTATGATTAGTTTTTGTCTAATTATCCTCAAATAGCACAGTGTAATTTTGTTTCACTAACAAATATATTCACTTCAAAGTATTTCTGTatgtttattataataaaataaaataaaaaagaattagttTTGTATCCGATCCACATCCCATGAATGAAAGATATAGATCTAATATATCTAATAATTAATACATAAGTATACTATGTgattaaaatctaataattaatACATAAGTATGTATactactagattttaacccgtaGTATACCGTAAGCatttaatttctattataatttatattatatgttgtatttatttgttaaatattgaatgttttgtaaatagaggaataactaaattttttaattgttgtgcagctaaatatttatatgattttttaacccgcaataataggcaatacacttcatgaccatttgtttgttaaatttagtttgttttgtttagtgtttgagattctattttggtttttaattattataacaaaaataagggatctaaatatataatcagtaattatacgctgtgattaagttacatttttctaatgatttaattattttatacaatcttagttaaatcaacttgattttatgtcaaatattataatattagtagtgttgataaataattaaatgaggatttaacccgtgttgacacaaatttaataatttttttattaatttcaacatgttttctttataactcatctactatataaccacattatataatattttagaattttttaattttacatattcgtaataattaaattttttattaagtttatatatgttaattataatatttaaataattgtcaatcgaagtttttcttacgttaagaatcaaagttcacagattttggaaaacaaaataggaatcaaattgtttttttctttgtttacgaaggattcagatatagaatatcttcaaaacacaacataatgtatggttaaatatatgatagtttatattttcatattgattgctgttatttttttaatgaaaataaaatgtaaaatatttaggaaacaaaatctgaaataatgttagttttggaaattttttagtgattaatgttgtaaataactttttaaataaacaaaactaaaagggtataacacaaaatgtactttcAGGTAAATGCAGGTCTCAAACACTCCACCTACCCTTTAAATGCCAAATCAACATTACCAACTGATACAACAGATAATTTTTGTACATAGCTACTAAACTAAAGATAATAATCAGTAGAAGATAGATTCGCTGCTGTTGGCACAAGACACAAAGATCAATTCATGAggctaattattttatttaacgaTTAGCTTTactttcaataaataaatacagtttATACATACTACATCGAAAGGTTTTTTCAATTTCTCcaaaaatgattttgatttaagaaaacattcaaatataatgttttcttaaaTCAAACATTTGATTACTCACAGTTTTCGAGTTTATGCACTTAAATTAATGTGCTAataatgagaaaagaaagataagataAGATTAACTAACTAATTAACTACTCGAATATACTATTTCGATCATTACTTAGTAGTACTTCTTATTCAATAATACAAAGATAACATATTTGTGGTCCAACAGTATTTAAATGAGATATGATTATATTAACTCCTTAAAACAATTGTtgtgaattgtaaatatataaagttagcttttaGTATCATTTTATTGGTATAATTGAATCATTTTCccatataattttaatagttGAGTTCATCAATCAAtttgaaaaaacttttttaattttgaattaattatcTCGAAcgatatttattttaataattgaatttaaataatataagaaataatatgttagttttttttgtgtttgttggaCAATGGAAAGACTAATGAGTGAATTAACAAAACTATCAAACaataattaaggaaaatattttaaaaaattgtacgAGGGATGACtatacttatttaaaagaatatttatataatataaaaaattaaataatcaatatattcaataaattattaaactctattataaatattgtttttatctaaaaaatatCAATCTGATATATAAAACGTTTTAGTTAGTCATCATTTCACGAGGTGATGTGTAATtgtgtataataataaaacttggAGGTTCATTCAAATCATTGCAGGATCAGTATCAAGTACTTTTTCTAAAGacttatttattcttttttttgatgtgattatttatttatttttgtgaaaatacACTATTTTGATCCAAATTTGGtaattaattgctagattaacactcCATCATAACTCATTACTAGAATGATACTATTTTTATGTAGAACGATCAAAAActcactaaattttaatttcatttagaaaaagtaataataaacaaaaaaatgtttacaaatcttattcaaatatatgattaatgaaaaatgtatgaaaatattatgtttaaaaatatatttttaaatctgatttataaaaataaatcataaaagtatgatttaacaatataatgtataaaaataatattgagaaatatgatgtttaaaaatttatactaaACGAATATAGTgtataataatattactaaagtatgatttatgaaaaatataatataatgtataaaaatatgatattttaaccttttttaagaaaaaatgtgattttaaaaatataatgtttaaaagtattattcaagatatgatttataaaaaatataatgtataaaatatgaagtataaattttgatgtttaataatattttaaaaatatgatttataaattagtttttgactttgtttttttttatctgcaAGACAATCATAGCGGTTTAACTTACATTCtagttgtaaaatttaaaatacatatatcatTGAAGAGGACTAACCGGATTAGTGAATTACTGTTAATAGCATTTTTCTATTTGATTAGTCTGCAAAGTAAAGAGAATTAGTGAATTACTGTTCTGGCTTTTTTAACTGGCCACGTGATGAGAACGTGTCAAAGAATCTAATTCAACTTACAATAATTTAgtcacaacaaagaaaaaacaatacgACAAGTACGACCCAACATTTGAcagatttgaaagaaaaaagctaGTGGTTTTTATGGACGTTAgactttaattattaattcaaattcGTATAGTTTTGTCATCTTTCAATAAAGTTTTCACATTCTCAtacataacaaataaacaatggGTTTTGTAATAAGGAAAAATAACGATTTCTATAAGAGGGCTTTAAGCTAAGCCACTAGCCGTTATAATTGAACTTAGTTTTGTCTCTTTCTAATGTCTTACGTCTTCAGTCCATAGATTTACAAAGAcgtctctctctccttctctcgtCACATAAATCTTAAACACATGTTTTGACTGACAAACGTTCCGTACCGACAAGACAGGAATAATTAgctccaaaatattttaaaaaagaaaagataaaaagccGGGCAAATATCATGAAAACCCACTTCCTCCTAaagtattatcacaaaaacccactttccactcatggtatattttcccaagttttttgcttatgtgtccactttccttttacatttttgcctttactaacaacttacctctctttctctccttcttttctctctttttctcttcttttttgttgttaacactttaacaaagtaaaatatatttatttgttatcataaaacaaattttctatttatttatataaaatatgttatgattatatattttctacattttaagatacatattgctatattttttatgaatttttagattatacagtatccatcagtcgttgaacatttgttcaattataagtggataatcaattgcagtattgttaatagatagttacttgtgtttattcatacaaaatatacatacataaatttggttagatctttatccatagcatattatccataacacaacatagaccaaataagtacaaaaccctttaattctaaattttaaatcctagNNNNNNNNNNNNNNNNNNNNNNNNNNNNNNNNNNNNNNNNNNNNNNNNNNNNNNNNNNNNNNNNNNNNNNNNNNNNNNNNNNNNNNNNNNNNNNNNNNNNNNNNNNNNNNNNNNNNNNNNNNNNNNNNNNNNNNNNNNNNNNNNNNNNNNNNNNNNNNNNNNNNNNNNNNNNNNNNNNNNNNNNNNNNNNNNNNNNNNNNNNNNNNNNNNNNNNNNNNNNNNNNNNNNNNNNNNNNNNNNNNNNNNNNNNNNNNNNNNNNNNNNNNNNNNNNNNNNNNNNNNNNNNNNNNNNNNNNNNNNNNNNNNNNNNNNNNNNNNNNNNNNNNNNNNNNNNNNNNNNNNNNNNNNNNNNNNNNNNNNNNNNNNNNNNNNNNNNNNNNNNNNNNNNNNNNNNNNNNNNNNNNNNNNNNNNNNNNNNNNNNNNNNNNNNNNNNNNNNNNNNNNNNNNNNNNNNNNNNNNNNNNNNNNNNNNNNNNNNNNNNNNNNNNNNNNNNNNNNNNNNNNNNNNNNNNNNNNNNNNNNNNNNNNNNNNNNNNNNNNNNNNNNNNNNNNNNNNNNNNNNNNNNNNNNNNNNNNNNNNNNNNNNNNNNNNNNNNNNNNNNNNNNNNNNNNNNNNNNNNNNNNNNNNNNNNNNNNNNNNNNNNNNNNNNNNNNNNNNNNNNNNNNNNNNNNNNNNNNNNNNNNNNNNNNNNNNNNNNNNNNNNNNNNNNNNNNNNNNNNNNNNNNNNNNNNNNNNNNNNNNNNNNNNNNNNNNNNNNNNNNNNNNNNNNNNNNNNNNNNNNNNNNNNNNNNNNNNNNNNNNNNNNNNNNNNNNNNNNNNNNNNNNNNNNNNNNNNNNNNNNNNNNNNNNNNNNNNNNNNNNNNNNtagggtttagggtttagggtttagggtttagggtttagggtttagggtttagggtttagggtttagggtttataccTTAAATATTAAATCCTAACACCACATAGACACTAAATCCATATAAGCCCAAAAACGTAAaccttataccctaaatcttaaatcctaaactctaaaccataCACCTTGAACCCTAAATCGTAAaccatgaattaaaaatatagacacaTCATCCACATACCTAAACCTAAACTTTTAACCTTAACCCCTAAATCCTACACCTTGAACCTTAGACAATACAACTTGAACTCAAAACATAGACATTGAATCTATATaccatctaaagtctaaaccctaaactatggtgatgtttgaacatgcaacaaacttgtcaataaatttcatctggattgcttgtccacgtggtcagagtttggtggataggcttagagattaataatgaccatgtttgttgtgtagtatgcttctagtgacacttctaagttctaatatctctaattctagcttaaaaatagtacaaaaacatttNNNNNNNNNNNNNNNNNNNNNNNNNNNNNNNNNNNNNNNNNNNNNNNNNNNNNNNNNNNNNNNNNNNNNNNNNNNNNNNNNNNNNNNNNNNNNNNNNNNNNNNNNNNNNNNNNNNNNNNNNNNNNNNNNNNNNNNNNNNNNNNNNNNNNNNNNNNNNNNNNNNNNNNNNNNNNNNNNNNNNNNNNNNNNNNNNNNNNNNNNNNNNNNNNNNNNNNNNNNNNNNNNNNNNNNNNNNNNNNNNNNNNNNNNNNNNNNNNNNNNNNNNNNNNNNNNNNNNNNNNNNNNNNNNNNNNNNNNNNNNNNNNNNNNNNNNNNNNNNNNNNNNNNNNNNNNNNNNNNNNNNNNNNNNNNNNNNNNNNNNNNNNNNNNNNNNNNNNNNNNNNNNNNNNNNNNNNNNNNNNNNNNNNNNNNNNNNNNNNNNNNNNNNNNNNNNNNNNNNNNNNNNNNNNNNNNNNNNNNNNNNNNNNNNNNNNNNNNNNNNNNNNNNNNNNNNNNNNNNNNNNNNNNNNNNNNNNNNNNNNNNNNNNNNNNNNNNNNNNNNNNNNNNNNNNNNNNNNNNNNNNNNNNNNNNNNNNNNNNNNNNNNNNNNNNNNNNNNNNNNNNNNNNNNNNNNNNNNNNNNNNNNNNNNNNNNNNNNNNNNNNNNNNNNNNNNNNNNNNNNNNNNNNNNNNNNNNNNNNNNNNNNNNNNNNNNNNNNNNNNNNNNNNNNNNNNNNNNNNNNNNNNNNNNNNNNNNNNNNNNNNNNNNNNNNNNNNNNNNNNNNNNNNNNNNNNNNNNNNNNNNNNNNNNNNNNNNNNNNNNNNNNNNNNNNNNNNNNNNNNNNNNNNNNNNNNNNNNNNNNNNNNNNNNNNNNNNNNNNNNNNNNNNNNNNNNNNNNNNNNNNNNNNNNNNNNNNNNNNNNNNNNNNNNNNNNNNNNNNNNNNNNNNNNNNNNNNNNNNNNNNNNNNNNNNNNNNNNNNNNNNNNNNNNNNNNNNNNNNNNNNNNNNNNNNNNNNNNNNNNNNNNNNNNNNNNNNNNNNNNNNNNNNNNNNNNNNNNNNNNNNNNNNNNNNNNNNNNNNNNNNNNNNNNNNNNNNNNNNNNNNNNNNNNNNNNNNNNNNNNNNNNNNNNNNNNNNNNNNNNNNNNNNNNNNNNNNNNNNNNNNNNNNNNNNNNNNNNNNNNNNNNNNNNNNNNNNNNNNNNNNNNNNNNNNNNNaaataaatagaaaatttgttgtatgataacaaataaatatattttactttgttaaattgttaacaacaaaaaagaagagaaaaaaagagaaaagaaagagagaaagagaggtaagttgttagtaagggcaaaaatgtaaaaggaaagtagacacataagcaaaaaagttggaaaagtataccatgagtggaaagtgggtttttgtgacagaactcacacccaaagtgggttttcatgatATTCACCTGAAAAGCCTCCTAAAGTTGCCGCATCCCTCAGTCATCACTCCCACATGCTCTTTTGATCATCCGAGAGAGACACAGCAAATCAAACGTGTGTGATCATCAATCAATTAGTTTGCTAAGTACAAACAGAACATCTCAAGACTTGAAGAAGCTGCTGTCTCATTCTATTTCTTATTCACAAGTCTTCTCAGCCTTTGTAATGTGAGTATCTGAACTACTAGGACCAAGAGATTCGTCTTTGGTCTCAACAATCTCCATGGTCGCTGTTTTGCTCCTTCTGTTCCTCCTCTCCTGCCATAACAAGAAGATTTTGTTTGAATGATGAATacagaaacatatatatttataacaacTGTTACAGCTTTGGACCATCATATACCTTGTGAAAAGGGTGTTCATCGGATTCAAGCATCCGTGCAACCTGACTCATTCTTGGACGTTTCTCTGCTTCAGGATCAACACATCTAAGGGAAACTAAAAGTGCGCGTTTCAGAGCACTTTTACTAGGTCTAGGTTCAAGTCTTGGATCCACAACTTCTTCAGCTCTTCTTGTTCCAACCATCATCTTTAGCCATTCAACAAGATTCACCTGCCAGCCAATACACAGACCGATTCATGATATTCAAGAAACGAACATATTCATAACCAAGATTTCCAAGCAATGTACAAAATCTATACCAATTTTAATTAGTACCTCATTAGCAGGACGGCCATAATCAACTGGATCCCGACCAGTTACAGCTTCAAGAAGCAAAACACCGAAGCTATATATATCGCTCTTTTCGTTTAACATACCTGTATTAGCATATTCTGGTGCTacatatctgaaaaaaaaaacaaaaacaaaaaatcagcaATTATGTCTTTGTAAGGACATCATCTGAGAAGATAATAATGATAACCATGCCTAAGGAGGGTACAAAATTTTGGACtttacccaaaggtacccatgACTCTGGTTGTGATGTGACTCTCCCCCGAGTCCAAGAGCTTGGCCAACCCAAAGTCAGAGAGTTTTGCATTAAACTCATCATCAATCAATATATTGCTTGCTTTTATGTCTCTGTGGGCCACTTTTGGTTCTATTGCTTCGTGTAAATAAGCAAGCCTGTAAAATTGTACAAATTGCAGACCCTTTTATTATGCAAGCATTGAACATATCCAACAAAAGATAAACTGTTACAAACCACTTACGCTTGTGCAGTACCAGTAATGATCTTCATCCGTGCCTCCCAAGTGAGATTTCCATGTTGCCGCATTGCTCCATGCAACCATTGTTCTAAGTTACCACTATTCACATACTCATAAACAAGCATCCTGCATTCATTATCATATTTTGATACAGTAAGATCCTGGTGCTTTGGCAGTAGAACTGTAGAAGTATGTTCAAACTGATAAAAAGACAAGTGAGACTCACCGATGAACTCCCTCTATGCAGTATCCTAAAAGCCTAACAAGATTCTTGTGTCGTACATGACCAATAGCCTCAACTTCTACTCGAAATTCCTTCTCAGCTTGCCCTCTAGAGACCAAAATTTGGAGATGGTTATTAAGGAAAGCAAACATAGGATTTACAAACATGTGGTAGTCCAGTTGAGTGGAAAACTTACAGATTGTTCAGAAGCTTCTTTACAGCAACTTCAGTACCATTAACAAGTTTACCCCTATAAACTACTCCATAACCACCCTCCCCAAGAACATTCACTGCAGCAAAACGGTTCGTAGCTAGCTCAAGATCCCTTAGAGTGAACCAGTGTCCCCAACCAAGATGGGATATTTCCGGTAAACCAACCAAAGGAGATGCTGTTACAGGTCCTCCATACTGTCTACCAGCACTTCCAAAGCCTCCTTCTTCACCGGAATGAGAACTACAAGCTCTCCCATGATGATTAACAGAGCTACATTGACTCAAAGTATCATTATCACTAGACTTGGTTCTTCCCAAGTGAGACAGCATCGTCTTTCCATTGGATTTATCATTCATTTCAATATATAAACTTTCAGGGTGAGGATTGTGATTCTGAAACCTAGCCCTGTCCACTCTGATATCTTTAGACTCATGTGGTATCTGGTTGAAAGGAAACTTGTTTGAAGAACTTCTAGATTTCCGGCGGAATGTGATCCAAAGAGACAAGATGCAGAGAATCATAACTATGAATACTccaacaaccaaacaaacccatACCCACAACTTCAACCCcttcaaaccaaaaaatgatattttcttggaCATCTCAGCGTTTAAAGAATTCTCAGGAGGCATCTCTGGTCCTGTATCAAGCTGCTAAAACCTTCTCTTAAAACCACCTAGACAACAAGAGAGTGTCTTACAGTTAAACACTTGCATACATCATACAAAGACTAAAAAGAGATATCTTTTACGCACTTCTCATTCGACACTTAGCCATATAACCAACACAGAAACCGTACAAAGTATAAATCTTGAAAGCAATGGAAGATAACTCAATCTGATGGGTGTGAGTCAagtaagaagaaggaaaaaaaacgcACACTTTCTCATAGGtataagcaaaaaaattgcggcaaatcaacaaacaaggTATGGGACGTGTCCCCACGAAAGATGGGAGctcgaagaaacaaaagagaatctttggcttttaaaaccaaagaaaacactTAAGTTTGAAGCAAGAGACAATCTACAGAGAATCTAATCACATAATGCCATCCAAAGATAACATTCAAggcaacaacaaacaaaagagagagcatatatattttaccttaGAATGTGGGGAGAGATAAAGCTTTGTCCTTTAGATGTTGTATCTTCATCTTAAAACAGAAGAAGGAACTATGaaagaaattaagaataaaaaaggctccacttttttttttttttttttctgtttctgaaGCAGAACCAGAGGAAGATACTAAAATCAATTGGCAGAGATGTACCAATAATGAATTGGAGATTTCGAGCTAACCAGAGCTAAATTCATCTAACCCAGAGGGAACTCACTTTAGAGTTATGgttaaaagctaaaaaaaaatatattattataacaaGGAAGTGTGTATATTAAGTTAATgaggaaataaaaaaagtttggtggAACTGGTTAATGGGAGAGAAGCTTTGTTTGCAATGGaggaaacgagagagagagagagagagagagagagagagagagagagagagagagagagaggagtgaGCAGTAAAGGGAAAGCAAAGACAGTGGATTTGTCAACTGTAACATTTATAGCtggttgaagaaaataaattagatatttccacaaatataaacaaccaaaaattattgcaaaaaaaaaaaaaaaaattgaaagtggATAGAGAGAATGGGTAGGGGTAAAGCACAGAAGAGGGAATTCCCAAACACACAGGCTTTGGAATTTTTAGGTCAATAACTCAATATTATTCAATATTGtccccttttctttttcttcctttcacATGTCAAGTTTTTGGGTTCTATcaatttgcatttttgttatCTATGTacttcaaatatttaattatgatatatacgCTTGTTGAAGACTTTATACtaccattatttttttgtcgTGGTGAATAATATATGGCATTCAAATGCACACAAATAGAaatttatgtctttgttttggGGAATGTTACAACTCATTTAGTCATATGTGTAAGAAACCAATGTGCCTTTCTTGGAGGACATGAATGAGTTcatgagagagggagaggagaGAGATTAAAAAGCCTTTGATGGAGGCTTTACTTGAAGCATAACTTTTGGATAAAGTTTTAtgccaagaaaaataaattaaatgttataAGCTTTTTTAACATAATGATAAAAGATGATTTTGGATATGGTATAATTAAGtccctaataataatataaacattgcACTTGCTGACTTGCATGTTGGTCGTCGTGTGATTGGTTGATGGTGGGTGGGGGTGTTGTTACAGGCTAAGGCCAGGTTTTGGCAGAAGAAAGAatggccaatttttttttcagaatacTGTTGTTGCCGCCATGTGATCATGTGCTCCTCACGTGTCTTACACCTCCTTTCAGTTAGATTCGTCGTCCTTAAGTGTTTATTCCTCCCCAAAGTTAT
The Camelina sativa cultivar DH55 chromosome 6, Cs, whole genome shotgun sequence genome window above contains:
- the LOC104793224 gene encoding uncharacterized protein LOC104793224, producing the protein MNANNNNNGNNPGYHNLWTNGLICAFEFCQGRRHSNSTSVQRCCDRNKQGCDSDQFGSTEGEEPSSRSYWRGIGWDRISELVQTVQVDNDWKFQNIDEDKATVAELAAPYWERPLAGPTWWCHVDPTHPAIVSWLRNAQWLHPAVSLALRDESKLISDRMKHILYEVPVRVSGGLLFELLGQSAGDPFIQEDDIPIVLRSWQAQNFLVTALHVKGSALNISVLGITEVQEMLIAGGACIPRTIHELIAHLACRLARWDDRLFRKYIFGAADEVELMFMNKRLYEDLNLFTTILNQEIRKLSTQVIRVKWSLHAREEIVFELLQQLKGNRTKDLLEGIKKSTRGMINEQEAVRGRLFTIQDVMQNTVRAWLQDRSLTVTHNLGIFGGVGLLLSIVTGLFGINVDGIPGAQDSPHAFEIFGAVLIFSGCALASAALLYLGLKEPVAEKNVETRKQELDEMVKKFQREAESHAQVCKKIPQNIERTTSSCRIIVHDPNGYALLD
- the LOC104699418 gene encoding F-box/kelch-repeat protein At2g43270-like, yielding MSEEEQNPNPKIFYLVPDLLEEIILRLPLKSIRKFKAVSKGWRSIVESKSFVERRSRMSLQQSRRQILAAGGVERRSESRFQGDEEVDVVYLHCDDVTRPSLTCDGLVCIPVPGWVNVLNPSTGDIIRFPSGPDPVTRRYSDILNQFTDELIGLEELKITCMKNW
- the LOC104793226 gene encoding probable receptor-like protein kinase At2g42960, translated to MPPENSLNAEMSKKISFFGLKGLKLWVWVCLVVGVFIVMILCILSLWITFRRKSRSSSNKFPFNQIPHESKDIRVDRARFQNHNPHPESLYIEMNDKSNGKTMLSHLGRTKSSDNDTLSQCSSVNHHGRACSSHSGEEGGFGSAGRQYGGPVTASPLVGLPEISHLGWGHWFTLRDLELATNRFAAVNVLGEGGYGVVYRGKLVNGTEVAVKKLLNNLGQAEKEFRVEVEAIGHVRHKNLVRLLGYCIEGVHRMLVYEYVNSGNLEQWLHGAMRQHGNLTWEARMKIITGTAQALAYLHEAIEPKVAHRDIKASNILIDDEFNAKLSDFGLAKLLDSGESHITTRVMGTFGYVAPEYANTGMLNEKSDIYSFGVLLLEAVTGRDPVDYGRPANEVNLVEWLKMMVGTRRAEEVVDPRLEPRPSKSALKRALLVSLRCVDPEAEKRPRMSQVARMLESDEHPFHKERRNRRSKTATMEIVETKDESLGPSSSDTHITKAEKTCE